In Novosphingobium sp. MMS21-SN21R, a single genomic region encodes these proteins:
- a CDS encoding phage integrase central domain-containing protein encodes MEHVAEEFVSLQSRHWKPRTHKRNLHAIKRQIQPVRGSLPVKDIARSDIARWRDGLAARPGLFNCALPVLSSMCKLAETLKLRPKNSNPCRNVK; translated from the coding sequence CTGGAGCATGTCGCCGAGGAATTCGTCTCGTTGCAATCGCGTCACTGGAAGCCGCGAACGCACAAGCGCAATCTCCACGCCATAAAGCGCCAGATCCAACCCGTGCGCGGCTCCTTGCCTGTCAAGGACATCGCTCGGTCTGACATAGCGCGCTGGCGCGACGGACTGGCGGCCAGGCCAGGGCTGTTCAATTGCGCCCTCCCCGTCCTTTCAAGCATGTGCAAGCTCGCCGAGACGCTGAAGCTGCGGCCCAAAAATTCGAACCCTTGTCGCAATGTCAAATAG
- a CDS encoding GSU2403 family nucleotidyltransferase fold protein, with protein MTAFRPFSDEQARLLVNLRQRYESWIEVERARRELPYDLRRKTINGQDYLYRITDRSGNGKSLGPWSAERDAEFTGYHARKTELKDRAASLRAVLAESAALYRALRLPLLSSDAGPILRECDRRQLLGSHLLVVGTNAIAAYMIEAGGFVLLPDETEDFDLAWVAADDKSSGSTVWDMLKAVDPTFTVNSERDFQARNAKAYEVELLVAPSRAHSLGTSDQPRPMALPEQEWLLFGRPVDQVIGCRDGSPARIVAPDPRWFALHKLWMSDQAKRNPLKRPKDRKQGLALLDLVVTAMPHYPMGASFAAELPVELRLHFDEWHTEFGARPSSDW; from the coding sequence GTGACCGCCTTCCGCCCTTTCAGCGACGAGCAAGCCCGTCTGCTTGTCAACCTTCGCCAGCGCTACGAAAGCTGGATCGAAGTCGAACGTGCGCGGCGAGAGCTTCCTTACGACCTGCGGCGCAAGACCATCAACGGTCAGGACTACCTTTACCGCATCACCGACCGCAGCGGCAACGGCAAGAGCCTTGGCCCATGGAGCGCCGAGCGCGATGCTGAGTTTACGGGCTATCACGCCCGCAAGACCGAACTGAAGGACCGCGCCGCCAGCCTGCGCGCGGTTCTTGCGGAAAGCGCCGCGCTGTACCGGGCCTTGCGCCTGCCGCTGCTGTCGAGTGACGCGGGGCCGATCCTCAGGGAATGCGATCGCCGTCAGTTATTGGGCTCGCACCTGCTGGTCGTCGGCACCAATGCAATTGCTGCCTACATGATCGAAGCGGGTGGGTTCGTCCTGCTGCCCGACGAGACTGAGGATTTCGACCTGGCCTGGGTCGCGGCCGACGACAAGAGCTCAGGGAGCACGGTTTGGGACATGCTCAAGGCGGTCGATCCGACGTTCACCGTCAACAGCGAGCGCGACTTCCAGGCGCGCAACGCCAAGGCCTACGAGGTCGAACTCCTGGTTGCGCCCTCACGGGCCCATTCGCTGGGAACCAGCGACCAGCCCCGCCCCATGGCTTTGCCTGAGCAGGAATGGCTCCTGTTCGGCCGGCCCGTTGACCAGGTCATCGGATGCCGTGACGGCTCGCCTGCGCGCATCGTCGCACCAGATCCCCGCTGGTTCGCGCTCCACAAGCTGTGGATGTCAGACCAAGCCAAACGCAATCCGCTCAAGCGCCCCAAGGATCGCAAGCAGGGACTCGCCCTGCTCGATCTGGTCGTGACTGCCATGCCCCATTACCCGATGGGCGCATCGTTTGCGGCGGAACTTCCGGTTGAGCTTCGCCTGCACTTTGATGAGTGGCACACCGAATTCGGCGCGCGACCTTCGTCAGATTGGTAA
- a CDS encoding type I secretion system permease/ATPase yields MRAALYNCRYHFSAAAGFSALLNVLYVAPTLYMLQIYDRVVPTQGVSTLTLLTLMLLFSLCTLALLDRVRARLLVRASMAIDAALAADILDATIGRPDLVVSRQALREFDAMRQALTGPGVVALFDAPWAPIYIVACLLIHPLLGLVTIFGCAVLPLIAWRNEKATRAGMDRSQAIAAATWVGQEGLLDAAETVRALGMRRAVVARQLRQRQGMLTAGIAANFKAGNYMAATRFARLALQSLSLGLGALLAIENRISAGAIFAASFLVARALAPIEQLIGNWKSLVQARNAYSALEGLLARAGATADRTLLPAPAGALRIEQLTMLNESRDGVIIGPLSFTVPAGEALAIVGPSGAGKSTLLRTLAGALVPDRGAIRVDGADTRDWDPERLAPHIGYLPQDPSLIEGSIKENICRFATELDEHTASIDADVVAAAQLVGAHELILQLPGGYEHRLQPGGRGLSAGQAQRVALARAAYGNPAIYLLDEPNAHLDAEGDTQLVASLGTMKAAGKTILIVSHKLSILPIIDRILVMRGGRIEHLGSRDEILPRITAPQVRRGSAATAQGQQA; encoded by the coding sequence ATGCGTGCAGCGCTCTACAACTGCCGCTATCATTTCTCAGCCGCTGCAGGGTTCAGCGCACTGCTAAATGTGCTGTATGTCGCGCCAACACTGTACATGCTCCAAATTTATGACCGAGTGGTCCCGACACAAGGAGTCAGCACTCTTACACTGCTGACGCTGATGCTTTTGTTCTCGCTCTGCACGCTGGCCCTGCTGGACCGCGTGCGGGCCCGGCTGCTGGTCAGGGCGAGCATGGCCATCGATGCGGCGCTGGCCGCCGATATTCTTGATGCGACCATCGGCAGGCCCGACCTGGTGGTGTCGCGTCAGGCGCTGCGCGAGTTCGATGCAATGCGGCAGGCGCTGACGGGGCCGGGTGTGGTCGCGCTGTTCGATGCGCCATGGGCTCCAATCTACATCGTCGCCTGCCTGCTCATCCATCCGCTGCTGGGCCTTGTAACGATATTCGGCTGCGCGGTCCTGCCGCTCATCGCTTGGCGCAACGAAAAGGCCACCCGCGCCGGAATGGACCGTTCACAGGCCATAGCGGCAGCAACCTGGGTGGGGCAGGAAGGACTGCTCGATGCTGCCGAAACTGTCCGCGCGCTGGGCATGCGCCGCGCGGTGGTAGCGCGGCAGCTCCGCCAACGGCAGGGCATGCTGACCGCAGGGATTGCCGCCAATTTCAAGGCGGGCAATTACATGGCCGCGACCCGGTTTGCGCGGCTGGCGCTCCAGTCGCTTTCGCTAGGTCTTGGCGCTCTGCTGGCCATTGAAAACAGGATCAGCGCGGGCGCGATTTTCGCGGCTTCGTTTCTGGTCGCGCGTGCGCTCGCCCCGATCGAGCAACTCATCGGCAACTGGAAATCGCTGGTTCAGGCACGCAATGCCTATAGCGCGCTAGAAGGACTGCTCGCACGCGCTGGCGCGACGGCAGACCGCACGCTGCTGCCAGCGCCTGCCGGTGCCTTGCGCATCGAGCAGCTGACCATGCTCAACGAAAGCCGCGACGGGGTGATCATCGGGCCACTCAGCTTCACAGTGCCCGCAGGCGAGGCCTTGGCCATCGTGGGCCCGAGCGGTGCGGGCAAGTCCACCTTGCTCCGCACGCTCGCCGGAGCGCTGGTTCCGGATAGGGGTGCAATCCGCGTCGATGGCGCCGATACGCGCGACTGGGACCCCGAGCGGCTTGCGCCCCACATCGGCTACCTGCCGCAGGACCCGAGCCTGATCGAGGGCTCGATCAAGGAAAACATCTGCCGGTTCGCCACCGAACTGGATGAGCACACCGCATCCATCGACGCGGATGTCGTCGCCGCCGCGCAGCTCGTCGGGGCGCACGAGCTGATCCTGCAGTTGCCGGGCGGATACGAACATCGCCTCCAGCCCGGCGGGCGGGGGTTGTCGGCGGGGCAAGCGCAACGGGTCGCGCTGGCGCGGGCTGCATACGGCAACCCTGCGATCTACCTGCTCGACGAACCCAACGCCCATCTCGATGCCGAAGGCGACACGCAGCTGGTTGCATCGCTGGGCACAATGAAAGCGGCGGGAAAGACAATCCTGATCGTCTCGCACAAGCTGAGCATCCTGCCGATCATCGACCGGATTCTGGTTATGCGCGGTGGCCGGATCGAGCATCTGGGGTCGCGTGACGAAATCCTGCCCAGGATCACGGCACCGCAAGTTAGGCGCGGTTCAGCGGCCACGGCACAAGGCCAGCAGGCATGA
- a CDS encoding HlyD family type I secretion periplasmic adaptor subunit encodes MNVEVSPNLSVPEDWQEIANPRRDIRAGMIVAALFFIVFLGWAALTRLDAAALAQGTLVVSGQRQTVQHRDGGVVGKIDVQEGQRVVRGQLLLRLDAAEVRAQERAFASQVTGLLAQRARLQAEQQGLARVPVPPEYAQLGFAGSAEAAAALALQQAELDARASVLVAQRGALQQRVAQSAEQGRGYGHQAASSNEQIRILDDQIAAYKPLAEKGFVSITRLRELERMRAELVGQSGQYGSGVAQSRDAARESSLQIMEAERSYRARSAADLRDVDARLGDLLPRLVAARDQVARTEIRAPVTGTVVGLAVFTPGGVIAPGQKLMDVVPERAPVLVQARIAPDDADDLRVGQRTLIKFTGLHERALPELEGRLTRLSADNFIDERTGQNYFTAEVVIPADQLRLIGQTLGHEFVLRPGLPVQVLIPLRKRSALDYLIEPLRGVFWSSLREH; translated from the coding sequence ATGAACGTCGAGGTCAGCCCTAACCTGTCGGTGCCGGAAGACTGGCAGGAGATCGCCAATCCCCGGCGCGACATACGCGCTGGCATGATCGTAGCGGCGCTGTTCTTCATCGTGTTCCTTGGCTGGGCGGCGCTCACGCGGCTCGATGCCGCCGCGCTGGCGCAAGGCACACTCGTCGTTTCAGGCCAGCGCCAGACCGTGCAGCACCGTGACGGCGGGGTGGTGGGAAAGATCGACGTGCAGGAAGGCCAGCGCGTGGTGCGCGGGCAACTGTTGCTGAGGCTGGATGCGGCGGAAGTGCGGGCGCAGGAGCGCGCCTTTGCCTCGCAAGTCACCGGACTGCTGGCGCAACGGGCAAGACTTCAGGCCGAGCAGCAGGGTCTGGCCCGGGTGCCGGTTCCGCCCGAGTATGCGCAGCTCGGCTTTGCCGGCTCGGCAGAGGCCGCCGCCGCTCTTGCGCTGCAGCAGGCGGAGCTTGATGCCCGCGCTTCGGTGCTGGTGGCGCAGCGCGGCGCATTGCAGCAGCGGGTTGCACAGTCGGCTGAACAGGGGCGCGGCTATGGCCATCAGGCGGCGTCGAGCAACGAGCAGATCCGCATTCTCGATGACCAGATCGCCGCCTACAAGCCGCTCGCGGAAAAGGGCTTCGTCTCGATAACCCGGCTGCGCGAGCTTGAACGCATGCGCGCCGAGCTGGTCGGGCAGAGCGGACAATATGGCTCCGGCGTTGCGCAATCGCGTGACGCTGCGCGCGAAAGCAGCCTGCAGATCATGGAAGCGGAGCGCAGCTATCGTGCACGCAGCGCTGCCGATCTGCGCGATGTCGATGCCCGGCTGGGCGATCTGCTCCCCCGGCTCGTCGCCGCGCGCGACCAGGTGGCGCGGACCGAAATCCGTGCACCGGTCACGGGCACGGTCGTGGGGCTTGCCGTGTTCACCCCCGGCGGCGTGATTGCGCCCGGCCAGAAGCTGATGGATGTGGTGCCGGAACGGGCGCCGGTTCTGGTTCAGGCACGCATCGCACCCGATGATGCCGATGATTTGCGAGTGGGCCAGCGCACCCTGATCAAGTTCACCGGGCTGCATGAACGCGCACTGCCCGAACTCGAAGGCCGGCTGACCCGGCTTTCAGCCGACAATTTCATCGATGAGCGGACCGGCCAGAACTACTTCACCGCTGAAGTCGTAATCCCGGCCGACCAGTTGCGGCTGATCGGCCAGACGCTCGGCCATGAGTTCGTGCTGCGGCCGGGCCTCCCGGTGCAAGTGCTCATCCCGCTGCGCAAGCGGAGCGCGCTAGACTATTTGATCGAGCCGCTCCGGGGCGTATTCTGGTCATCGCTGCGCGAACACTGA